In the Telopea speciosissima isolate NSW1024214 ecotype Mountain lineage chromosome 2, Tspe_v1, whole genome shotgun sequence genome, one interval contains:
- the LOC122651108 gene encoding uncharacterized protein LOC122651108 has protein sequence MAEEEFQESDVFWPQQSHPRENRLYRSVFQDENVNPAEMFINTNNNSAAAQHNSGQLRKKKRSKRSNSSHSLPVTIPCNLNQGSNNNNSSFHYSDSNESDDELDDAEMMPPHLMVAGRLTDQMAFSVCTGNGRTLKGRDLSRFRNSILRMTGFLET, from the coding sequence ATGGCTGAAGAAGAATTTCAAGAGTCAGATGTGTTTTGGCCACAGCAATCACACCCGAGAGAGAATCGGCTTTACCGCAGCGTTTTCCAAGACGAGAACGTCAATCCAGCCGAGATGTTCATCAACACCAACAACAACTCTGCTGCTGCTCAACATAATTCGGGTCAACtgcggaagaagaagaggagcaaGCGGAGCAACTCATCTCATTCCCTTCCGGTTACAATCCCCTGCAACTTGAACCAAGGGAGTAATAATAACAATTCGTCATTTCATTACTCGGATTCAAATGAAAGTGACGACGAACTCGATGATGCAGAAATGATGCCTCCTCACTTGATGGTCGCCGGCAGATTGACAGATCAGATGGCTTTCTCTGTCTGTACAGGCAATGGGAGAACTCTCAAAGGTCGTGATTTGAGCCGATTCAGGAACTCCATTCTCAGAATGACTGGTTTCCTCGAGACTTAA